caaacctccccccttttccttcaaacataacgatgatcattatggccaaacagttctatttttgttttatcagaccagaggacatttctccaaatagtactATCTTTGTCACTATGTGCAggtgcaaactgtagtctgttttttttatgccggttttggagcagtggcttcttccttgctgagtggcctttcaggttatgttgatataggactcgttttactgtggatatagatactttgtacccgtttcctccagcatcttcacaaggtcctttgctgttgttctgggattgatttgcacttttcgcaccaaagtacgttcatctctaggagacagaacgcgtctccttcctgagcggtatgagggctgcgtggtcccatggtgttgatacttgcgtactattgtttgtacagatgaacatggtatcttcaggtgtttggaaattgctcccaaggatgaagcagacttgtggaggtctacaattgtttttctgaggtcttggctgatttctttagattttcccatgatatcaagcaaagaggcactgcgtttgaaggtaggacttgaaatacatccacagatacacctccaattgactcaaattatgtcaattagcctatcagaagcttctaaagcaatgacatacttttctggaatagtccaagctgtttaaaggcacagtcaactttgtgtatgtaaacttctgacccactggaattgtgatacagtgaattataagtgaaataatctgtctgtaaacaattgttggaaaaatgacttgtgtcatgcacaaagtagatgtcctaaccgacttgccaaaactatagtttgttaataacaagaaatttgttttaatgactccaacctaagtgcatataaacttcaactgtatatagctgACACTTTGCATCACAGAAAAACATGTATGTTCTATAGATGTGGCGAAGAGGTCAATGGAACACAGAGGGTTGGGGATAGAATAAGGACGCCGGATTTgcgcacattcaacaaatctgatcaAACAAAGTGGATATTCCTCAAATCCGTCATGATGTATATATTGTAACAGGCCCTGAATGTGGTTATTAATGTCCAATTtggatatacactatatatacaaaagtatgtggacaccccttccacttcagccacacctgttaatgaccggtgtataaaatcgagcacatcgccttgcaatctccatagacaaacattggcagtagaatagccttactgaagagctcagtgactttcaacgtggcaccgtcataggatgctacctttccaacaagtcaactgtaagtgctgttattgtgaccatctggcagtccgacggatgaatctgggtttggcggacgccaggagaacgctacctgcccccatgcatagtgccaactgtaaagattgattggaacgcagactgcgagccaagcctaatcgcccaacatcagtcccCAAcctctaatgctcttgtggctgaatggaagcaagtccccacaggaatgttccaagatctattggaaagccttcccataagagtgTATAGTCTCTTATatcagcaaaggagggaccaactctatattaatgcccatgattttggaatgagatgttcgacgagcaggtgtccacatacttttggtaatgtagtgtatctaACAAAGTGGTTAGCTTTGTAGCTACATAGTTAGCTAACTGGCTTGACTGTTTATGAACTTCTGTTTGTACCACTGCACAGTAAAGCAATGCACGAGTTGAAATATTGAACACATGCGGTACATAGAACGCACCGCAGCCCAGTGCAGCATCCCCAACTCATTGTTGCGGACTGCTCCATTGACAATGAATGACTTCCGCTGGAAAGCAATCTGGTGGTCCGAGTTTCCTAGTTCCAACTAGCACTTGAACGCGGCATTAGTTATGGGTGGTCTGGTTTGTTATGACCTAACAAGCAGATAGAGAGATCTGACAGACCTAGGGTGCGCTCCACAGCTGTCGAGGCGACGCAACAACCATTGGTTGCAAGCCACGTCAACGACTGACAAATTGCTATAAcatatgtggttagctgatacttaAATTACCTATGTAGTCATTGTAAGATCTGGCAGGCTTCGGCAACGTCTAAAAATAGAAATGAGGTCTTATACTGCCTGCCTGCCGCCGGCCTGCCTACCGCCTCGGCCTGCCGAGTTGAATGACTCAGCATCGTTTTCTCTCACCACAAGCACttactgtgttccaaatggcaccctatatagtgccttATTTTTGTCCAGAGCCCTGTGGGTAGGAAATAAGGTGCCATAGGGGATGTACCCACTTTCCTTCCATCAGGTAGTTTATTTGGTAGGACAAGAGAAACCAACACATGAGAACAGAGTATTAAGTAGCCTTTATTGTCAACATTTCGACAGAGCCTTTCTTCTACGAGACAAATCTCTGACAGTTAAACCCTGtctctcttttttttaaagatccCTGTTGTCAACTGCAATGCATTCACCATGTCAATGATTATGATCGTAAATAATACAAATCATTTATTGAACTTTTATTGTGCTTTTCATAACATAAATAATCTCAATATCATCATTGTTCATATTGTCACAACGATGATGTCCTTAACAAAGAACATAGACACACATGCCACATCATATTCATAGCACAGGTGGCTGGTTGCACctgaattggggaggacaggctcatatggctggaacggaataaatggaatggtatcaaactcaTTTTTCCCATGTGGTTGATACAATTCccttcattccagccattattatgagccatcctcctctCACAAGCCTCCTGTGATTCATAGCTTTCCAGGGCTGCAGCCTTCTGCATTACCTTCCTAATGTCATTACTCATATCATCTTATTTTGTTACACCAGTCATCAGACATTGAGAATAATGATGGACTCCTCCTTTCATTGTGGAAGTTGACAACAGAACATAACTCTTTTCATTGTGGAAGTTGACAACAGAACAGAACTCCTTTCATTGTGGAAgttgagaacagaacagaactccTTTCGTTGACAATGGAAGAGAACAGAACTCCTTTCGTTGACAATGGAAGAGAACAGAACTCCTTTCGTTgatatggaatggaatggaacacaCCTTATTCTTGTCCAGGTTTTAGTCAACTGTTctgcaaataaattaattgtgCAATACGTACATAGAAGTCAAACAGCATTTGAACAGTGTCATGCTAAGCAAACAGGATGAGAGAAGCTTTGTGTAACATAATGTGTGACTTAATATACTGATGCCGATATAAAAAGAGGCTTTGTTGAACAGTATATGTAACTTGATTATTCATGTAGATGTCGCTGAATTGAAAAAGAACccagtaaaataaatatattatgcTGTTAAATATTTGATACTGTTATATCGGTCTACTTGGTTTGGGCAAGGTCTAGGCCTACGGGCTACTGTTAATTCACTAGGCAAATACATCTTgacaaaactattttttttatgtacagaataatctTCCTTTCAATTGTTTTTGAGAGTTAGAGACTGAATCATTCATAATGGATGGCTTTTGGTTCTCACCAGTGTTTCTTACAGGTTACCCAACTGGTTTCTAGAACACCGTCTCCCGAATGGTGTCACAACACAATGGAATTTGGCAGACAGATGATCATGTAACACAGAGACAAATCTCGTGTGGGCAGAGACAAATCTTGTGTGAACAGAGACAAATCTTGTGTGAACAGAGACAAATCTTGTGTGAACAGAGACAAATCTTGTGTGAACAGAGACTAATCTTGTGTGAACAGAGACAAATCTTGTGTGAACAGAGACAAATCTTGTGTGAACAGAGACAAATCTTGTGTGAACAGAGACTAATCTTGTGTGAACAGAGACAAATCTTGTGTGAACAGAGACAAATATTGTGTGAACAGAGACTAATTTTGTGTGAACAGAGACAAATCTTGTGTGAACAGAGACAAATCTTATGTGAACAGAGACACATCTTGTGTGAGTTTTGGCCTGTGAAAGTGTTAATCTATCACAAGAGACTAGACAGATGCTGATCCCATCCTCCTATCTGTCTGGATTTGTTTGGATTCGGGATCACAAAATCACAAAAGATCCCTTTGCAAAGTATGTTCCACCATTGTAAATGAAGACTTTGAAAGTCAGATATCCCATTCCGACAGTCATTACAAGTTCAGAACTACTCAATGACCTAACTTCATCATCCCGACCAGCCCCACCACCACCCATCTTTATTTCCCACCCTACCCAATGTCATTATGGGTAATTGAGTCCTAACCAGGTGCCCCAGGTGCCAGtaggtgcttatatttgtcctggtTCACACATCTAAAAGTGTGTTTTATACACCTttgaattattatatttttttgcatATCTCAACTCCCCCCAAGAATGGGGTTACAGCCAAGGTCAGTCATTATCAACATTGaagaaattagggttaagtgccttgctcaagggcacatcgacagatatttttcaccttgtctgttaggggatttgaactagcaacctttcagttactggcacaaCACTAGCCGCTCAGCTACCTGCCCCTCGGACACTGATAGAGTCCCTGAAACGTAGTACTAGTACCAGAGTCAATGTCCGCGCGGAAATTGAATAAGCGTAACATAAAAATTCCCATCAGAAACggtctgtttaagctagagatatctgttttattgcatgggctgcatctcaatccaccacatgcGCCGATGTCAGCCTTCCACATCTgaggtggaaggtggcagagctacagctgTGTTTTTTTCATCGATATATACAGGTATATATATCTGTTTGGCTACCTAAAGACTTAGACTCGACCATTAGGATGACAAATACCAAATGGACactagatcagtgtctagggacaGGGTGAACCAGGTGTCTTCTTCAGGTCCATCCAGTAGTCCACTATCTGGGACGAGCGGCTCAAAATATAGGTGATGACTTTGGAAAATTCACAGCGATTGTACTTGCCGAGATAGGCCTTCCATTGCCAAGGATCTGGTGAGTTTGTGGGCGAGAGGCCCAGTTTCTTCATACAGGCGCCAACATAGGCATCTTCTATATTAAAAAGCTTGATGTCCTTGGATACCGCCACAAACCTCTCCGGCAGGTCGTTGGAGAACACGTATCCCATACCAAGTGTGTAGGTCGGGTATCGGTTGTCGGCTAACATCTCCACCGGAACATACCATTTGGAGTTGGGGTTCCGGATGACCGGGCGATCCCACATCAGCATCCCCGTCAGGTAGTTCACCTTGGGAAATAGGGAAGGAATTTCATCTTTGTATagaataatttttttttaaaagaataaacttagtaagtcagacagacagacagacagacagacgttagtcagacagacagacagacagacaggcaggcaggcaggcaggcaggcaggcaggcaggcaggcaggcaggcaggcaggcaggcaggcaggcaggcaggcaggcaggcaggcaggcaggcagagtaaTAAAGCTGTCCCCCAAAGAGGTGTTGggttgaataaaataaaaataaagttaaCCTTGGGGACGTCCGGTCTCAGCAACATAGTCATCAGGTTCTCTACGTTGAGGAACATGTCTGAGTCGATCTTCATGGCGTAGGTGGCATTGGTGCAGTGGGTGGCCAGCCAGTCCATAATCACCATGGTCTTAATGGTGAGGTTGAGGTAAGAGTCCAGGAAGTTGCTCTGGAGTAGATCATGATGCACTTGGCTCTCCTGGTTCACCTTCAAATCAAAGTCAAGAGTCAAGACAAAGTCAAAGTTAGGTCAGCTCAAGtcacaatcaaatcaaaatcaaatcaaactctaTTTAAATATTAACAACCCCAacacactttaaaaaaataaacacaacactAAAAAAAGCTAAAACAATCAAGACCAACCTTCTCCTGCAGCTCCTGGGCACCTAGTCCTCCAGGAAGTCCTAGCATGAATAGCGTCTGTACCTTCTTCCCCTGCACCAGGGTCTCATTACCCCACGTCCTGCGGATGGCGTCCCTGGCGGCCAGGTTACCGGGCGCCACGGGGACTATCAGCACCAGGAACGGGGTCTGGGTATTACACTTGTCCGGTTCGTCTACGATGAAGTGGTAGTTACGAGGGTAGCCAAAGTGGTAGTGATTGGTTGGTAGCGGACGTATGGTGGCTGAGGGTGGGGCTGGTACTGTGGTTGGGGGAATGGTCTTTGGGGATGGTCCACGGTGGCGGTCGGGGTTGGTCCATCTATGGTAGTATGTGTACAGTGATAGGTTTTTCCACCAGTCTGTCTGGGAGAATCTGTCAGGAAAACCTAAGAGGATGATCACGATGACCgtggacaggaagaggaggaagatgaaacACGGCCGCACCAGAGACCGCAGTGGTCGTACAGGGCTCTCGACCACGACTTGACTAAATgggagaagaagaaaatagaGGTTAGATTGGTAGATCAACATGGTCTCATTAGTATGGAAGAGTATTCCAAGTGAAGATAAACATTTAGTAAACGCCAGTGTTTTTTGATGATTTCGAGAATGAAGTGTCAATATTTAGAGAATAAAATTAAAATGTAGTTTCGAAGAATAAAGTCAACATTTTGGGAATTAAGTTGACATTTTGAGAATAAAGTCGCAGTTATATTTAtattcatatttatatttatatagggGATGTGGTTAACTCCAAGCCTCCCTGGCTCCCTGTTGCTGTGCGCGTATACTAGCTGAGTTACATGACCTGGTGAAACTATACTTTAGATTTGGCTTTAGTAACAACGAAATCCTTTCTCCTTTAGCACATCATAACAATATTATTATAAGTATTAGGACCGGAGGAACCACAGAAGTCCGTgtggttacatacagtacataggtagagagtgggttgtgtgtgtgtatgcaagtgtgcgtgtgtgtgacacACAAAACGATATCGCCAAGGCAATACCATTCTACCGAACGGCCATGGTGCGTTGCCAGACACGAAGAGGTGCATCAGTCCAGGTCATGGTGCCCTTCAAATCGTTATAAAGTTGTCCCCAATCCCCTGCATATGCCAACACCATGCATACTATACTTTAGAGAATAACAGCTTGGCCAGCAGCCTATATGTTGAAACGAAAGGTTCATTTACACATTTGTGAGCAATGGCATGAATGTTTTATGTAAACTGCACTTTAAATGATATAGCCTCATAGGCCTAGGTTTATTATCTTGTGAATGTAGGTCACGGATTGTGTGGGAAAGGATTGCGAGTCCCTGTAGGGAAGCACGGATGGAAACCCTAGGCTACCATCTGACCatgtcagatcagtgattatttcTTTATGGCATATAGCCTATCATCGTCTAATAGGCTTATATTTAGATCAATGTTTATTTTAAGAAAGGGAGAATCCATTCCTTCAATATATTCAAACAGTGCCTCAGATTAGCTGGTTTGCGCGTGCAGGAGTGGGCAATGAGTTGCATCTCCTCCTACAGACACTTGGTGTAAAACCCCTTCTTCATGGTTTATGCCTCCTGCAGCCGTTGGATAGGCCTATAATGTACTTTCACTAGCCCACATTAACGCACGATTAGCCTACAGGCCTACAGGCTAGGGTACTCAATCGAGTGGGCCGCTATAGGTTTATAATGGGCTGCAAAATAGCAGTGTTGTAGCTAATTTAGAGAGCAGCTTGACATGGGACATACACATCCCGGTCTCCAGGATTCCAAAATAATTCGTTTTATGAGGGGTGCTGCTCACGTGTCCTACTAGCCAACATTTGTTAGAAGGATAGTTGCCATACGGGGGGGATACTACTGTTAGTAAAGCACAATGGTCGCTTTAACAGTTGCCATTAAGCACCGCATTTTTGCAAAGTTTTTGCCTAGGCTAAGCAGCAGAACGTGGAAGCAAATTCTGAGGGCATACGGACAGGGACTCAGATCACAGTTGTCTTTGCATTCAGTGGCAGTGCCAAGATCGTGATTTTGTGCGTGCGAGTGATTGATAAGCATTAGTGCGCAGTGACGCCTCTTTGAAAGAGTGTATTAGATCATTAGATTGGTGGCCATTTGTTTGTTTTGCACAAAACTTTTtaccgcccacacacacacacacacacacctgcaaacacacacaaccagccCGTCTCCACACGGACTTGGATGAAATACCTCATCCATGTCCGTGTGGTTCCTCCTTCTGGAAACACTCAATCTGTGGCACAACCTCTTCCAGGTCTTAATAGTTATTAATCGTCTGGCTATTATGTGCTAAAAGAGCAAGGATTTCCTTGTTACTAAAGCCAGTTCTAAAGTATCGTTTCACCAGTCATCTAACTCAGGCATGTCAACAGTGGGCATACAGCAACAAGGAGCCAGGGAGGCATGCAATTAATAACCCAATATATACTTTCATTTGGAAATATAACCACGCCTTGATGCTCCAAGATTGCCACTTTATTCTACAAAGATTGCCACTCTATTCTCAAAAGATTGCCACTTTATTCTACAAAGATTGCCACTTTATTCTACAAAGATTGCCACTTTATTCTCGAAAGATTGCCACTCTATTCTCGAAAGATTGCCACTCTATTCTCAAAAGATTGCCACTGTATTCTCGAAAGATTGCCACTGTATTCTCGAAAGATTGCCACTGTATTCTCGAAATATTGCCACTGTATTCTCGAAAGATTGCCACTCTATTCTCGAAAGATTGCCACTGTATTCTCGAAAGATTGCCACTGTATTCTCGAAAGATTGCCACTGTATTCTCGAAAGATTGCCACTGTATTCTCGAAAGATTGCCACTGTATTCTCGAAAGATTGCCACTCTATTCTCGAAAGATTGCCACTGTATTCTCGAAAGATTGCCACTCTATTCTCGAAAGATTGACAATTTATTCTCGAAAGATTGCCACTCTATTCTCGAAAGATTGCCACTTTATTCTCGACATAGTGTTTTGACTTtattcaaaaaaataataatttaaacttTATTCTCAAAGTATTTCAAGTTTTAAAGTACTATCCGTGAAAAAAAATCAAAGTACCACCCCCATCaccattaaaaaaataatgttttacttGGCCCTAAGGCCCTACTAGGTCGTGCgtccggcccagtacatcactggggcagagctccctgccacccaggacctctatttcaggcggtgacagaggaaggccctaaaaattgtcaaagacaacTGAGTACTATTCTGTTaaaatagactgttctctctgctaccgcactgcaagcggtaTCTGTCTGAAACCAAAGGACTGAAACCAAAGTCTGAAAGTCTGAAACCaaaggaccctgaacagcttctacccccaagccataagactgctacaCACACAACTCAACTGTCTCTACCTACAGTGTGTATCTCACCACAAGGACTTGGatgaaatacactacatgaccagaagtatgtggacacctgctcctcaaacatctcattccaaaatcatgggcattaatatggagttggtccaccctttgctgctataacattctccactcttctgggaaggcacaGAATCATatagaatgtcactgtatgctgtagcattacaatttcccttcactggaactaaggggccta
This genomic stretch from Oncorhynchus clarkii lewisi isolate Uvic-CL-2024 chromosome 13, UVic_Ocla_1.0, whole genome shotgun sequence harbors:
- the LOC139423494 gene encoding uncharacterized protein, with protein sequence MEKQGGNGCKRQVVVESPVRPLRSLVRPCFIFLLFLSTVIVIILLGFPDRFSQTDWWKNLSLYTYYHRWTNPDRHRGPSPKTIPPTTVPAPPSATIRPLPTNHYHFGYPRNYHFIVDEPDKCNTQTPFLVLIVPVAPGNLAARDAIRRTWGNETLVQGKKVQTLFMLGLPGGLGAQELQEKVNQESQVHHDLLQSNFLDSYLNLTIKTMVIMDWLATHCTNATYAMKIDSDMFLNVENLMTMLLRPDVPKVNYLTGMLMWDRPVIRNPNSKWYVPVEMLADNRYPTYTLGMGYVFSNDLPERFVAVSKDIKLFNIEDAYVGACMKKLGLSPTNSPDPWQWKAYLGKYNRCEFSKVITYILSRSSQIVDYWMDLKKTPGSPCNLVSRDAIRRTWGNETLVQGKKVQTLFMLGLPGGPGAQELQEKVNQESRAHHDLLQSDFIDTYHNLTIKTMVILEWLVSRCPEASYAMKIDSDVFLNVQNLISMLVNPDTPKQNYMTGLVWWHSPVLRNPNNKFFLPYEVMAESEYPPYPLGFGYIMSMDLPKKIMGVTPQIKPIYIEDAYLGMCLKRLGISPTNPPSKSLFDVNPIYSYGRCKLSTVVAVTTTKVSQLLRYWQDYTRPGPPC